The window GCTCCACCGGCGCGTCGGAGCCGAAGACGACCAGCGCCCCGCTATCCCACATCGTGCGCCAGGCGTAGCTATAGCGGGCGCGTTCGCCCCAATTGCGATCGGCCATATCCATGTCCGACGTGGCATGGATGGGCTGCATCGAGGCGATGATGCCCAGCTCGGCCAGGCGGTGCATGTCGTCGGGGTGGATGACCTGCACGTGCTCGATGCGATGGCGCAGGCGGGCCGGCCCGCGCTCCCGTTCCTCGCGCCGCAGCAGTTCGTACATATCCAGCACGTCGTGGTTGGCCCGGTCGCCGATGGCGTGGATGGTCATGCCCAGGCCGCCGGCACTCGCCTGGCGCGCTTTCTCCACCATCTCTTCCTTATCGGTGACGACGATGCCGCGATTGTCCGGCTCCCCCTCGTAGGGAGCGAGCATGGCCGCCGTGCGCGAGCCGAGCGCGCCGTCGGCAAAAATCTTAACCCCGCCGATGCGCAGCCAGTCGTCGCCGAAGCCGGAGCGCAAGCCCACGCCCAGCGCATATTCCAGCCGGTAGACGGGCACGTTCTTCACCACCCGCAGGCCGAGTTCGCCCGCCTCGCGCAAGACCTGCAAGGCGCGGAAGCAGTCGCGGCCGTCGAAATCGTGCAGCCCGGTCAGCCCCACCGACCAGCAGTAGCGTTGCGCCCGGCGCATGGCCTCGGCCAGTTCGTCGGTCGTCGGCCGGGGGATGTGGGCGGCCACCAGGGTCATGGCGTCTTCCAACAGAATGCCCGTCGGCCGGCCGGCGGCGTCGCGCTGGATTTGGCCGCCCGGTGGGTCGGCCGTGGTCTCGTCCACGCGGGCCATGCGCAGCGCCAGACTATTGACCCAGGCGGCGTGGCCGCTCTTGTGGGCCAGGTAGACGGGCCGGTCGGGCACGATGGCATCCAGGTCGGCTGCCGTGGGGAAGGCGTGGTCGGGCCACGCTCCCTGCGACCAGCCGCGGCCGCTCAGCCAGCCCGTACCCCGCTGCTCGGCGGCGAAGGCGGCGATGCGGTCGAGCGCAACCCGGCGGGTGGGCGCGCCGTCGAGATCGACGTTGCCCAGGCTGAGGGCGAAATGCTGGAAGTGGACGTGGGCATCCACCAGGCCGGGCGTCACGCAGCGCCCTTGCAGATCAATCCGCTCACTCAGTCCATCGGCCAGCGCGGCGATCTCATCATCATTGCCGACGGCCAGAATGCGGCCATCGCGGATGGCGACGGCCGACGCTTCCGGCTGAGCGGGATTCATGGTGTAGATGCGGCCATTGGTCAGAAGCAATGAAGTGGACATGGGCGATTCCTTGGTCGGTTTCAGACGGGATTGGATGGATTGGTGGTCAGGACAGTCGCTAACTCGGCGCTGAGCAGTTCTTCCAGATAGGGGGTAACGCCCCAATACGTCTTGAGCGCCCGGTATTCGGCCACGAGGGCCGGAGTGGGCGGCGCGCCAGTGTGGACGGCGCGAATCATCAGGTTTTTGGGCGTGTGCTCCACGGCGACGAACTCCAGCACCTCGGCCCGGTAGCCCAGCAGGCGCAGGATGTGGGCGCGCAGGGCATCGGTCAGCGCGTCGCCCAGCCGCTCGCGCAGGATGCCATGGCGCAACACGGGGCGAAACGGCGACGGCGTCTCGGCCGCGGCCAGTTGGGCTTGCAAATGATGGTGGCAGCAGGGGGCGCTGAAGATGAGCCGGCTGCCCCAACGCACGGCGCGGGCCAGGGCGTCGTCGGTGGCCGTGTCGCAGGCGTGCAGAGCCAGCACCACGTCGGGGGCCTCGGCCGGGGCATAATCGAGAATTTGGCCGGCGGCGAAGGTCAGCCCCTCCCAACCCAGTTCAGCGGCCGTGGCCTGGTGGCGAGCCATCAGGAACTCCTTGGCATCGACGCCGGTCATCGCCGTGGGGATGTCTTTGATCGTGGTCAGATAGTGGTAGGTGGCGAAGGTCAGCGCGGCGCTGCCGCAGCCCAGATCGACGACGCGCAACGGGCGGGTCGTGACCTTATCGATCTCGCCCGTCTCATCGATCAGGCGCAGGAACTCATTGATCTGGCGAAACTTGCGCTCCTGATTGGCGCGGATGCGGCCGTCGGCCGTCGTCACGCCGATGGCCCGCAGGAAGGGCGGCGGCGCGTCGGCCGGCAGGATGCCCGCTTTGGGCCGGTCGTGGGCCAGATCGAGGGTGATCGGCTGCCCATTCGTTCGTTTTTCGCGGTGGACGATGGGCTTGCCCTTTTTGCTGAACTGCACGCGAATCGTCTCGGTCGCGGTTTCGGCCTGGATGCTGTGGAAGGGCAAGGCCAGCAGCTCGCGCAGAGGGCCAGTTGCTTCCCCAGCGCGATAGTTCCGGGCAACTTCCTGCCGCCCATCGAAATAGACGAATTGCAGGTGGCGGCCGTCCTTGATCAGCACCGGCCGAATGGTGACTCGTGCCCAGGGCACATCCGCGCCGCGCCGCGCGCCGTGGAAGCCGGCTTCGATGAACTCCTCAGCGGCTATTGTCGCTTCCAATAGCGTTTGGTACGACTCGGACATGACACGTTTAAGCGGCCGGGCGCGTTATTCGCCCCACTCCAGTT is drawn from Candidatus Promineifilum breve and contains these coding sequences:
- a CDS encoding amidohydrolase, whose protein sequence is MSTSLLLTNGRIYTMNPAQPEASAVAIRDGRILAVGNDDEIAALADGLSERIDLQGRCVTPGLVDAHVHFQHFALSLGNVDLDGAPTRRVALDRIAAFAAEQRGTGWLSGRGWSQGAWPDHAFPTAADLDAIVPDRPVYLAHKSGHAAWVNSLALRMARVDETTADPPGGQIQRDAAGRPTGILLEDAMTLVAAHIPRPTTDELAEAMRRAQRYCWSVGLTGLHDFDGRDCFRALQVLREAGELGLRVVKNVPVYRLEYALGVGLRSGFGDDWLRIGGVKIFADGALGSRTAAMLAPYEGEPDNRGIVVTDKEEMVEKARQASAGGLGMTIHAIGDRANHDVLDMYELLRREERERGPARLRHRIEHVQVIHPDDMHRLAELGIIASMQPIHATSDMDMADRNWGERARYSYAWRTMWDSGALVVFGSDAPVERIDPLPGIHAAVTRRRADGRPGPDGWFPEQRLTMAETIFGFTTAAALTAGQEKHQGTIAPTKLADLTIFERDLFVVPPDELLDVGIAGTIVDGVFRHRAF
- a CDS encoding class I SAM-dependent methyltransferase, with amino-acid sequence MSESYQTLLEATIAAEEFIEAGFHGARRGADVPWARVTIRPVLIKDGRHLQFVYFDGRQEVARNYRAGEATGPLRELLALPFHSIQAETATETIRVQFSKKGKPIVHREKRTNGQPITLDLAHDRPKAGILPADAPPPFLRAIGVTTADGRIRANQERKFRQINEFLRLIDETGEIDKVTTRPLRVVDLGCGSAALTFATYHYLTTIKDIPTAMTGVDAKEFLMARHQATAAELGWEGLTFAAGQILDYAPAEAPDVVLALHACDTATDDALARAVRWGSRLIFSAPCCHHHLQAQLAAAETPSPFRPVLRHGILRERLGDALTDALRAHILRLLGYRAEVLEFVAVEHTPKNLMIRAVHTGAPPTPALVAEYRALKTYWGVTPYLEELLSAELATVLTTNPSNPV